One Manihot esculenta cultivar AM560-2 chromosome 18, M.esculenta_v8, whole genome shotgun sequence genomic window carries:
- the LOC110606798 gene encoding putative 12-oxophytodienoate reductase 11 isoform X1 codes for MTLETIVHQEDQKNIANMSAQSPIIPLLTPYKMGKFDLSHRIVLAPLTRQRSYNNVPQPHAILYYSQRTTKGGLLIAEATGVSDTAQGYPDTPGIWTKEQVEAWKPIVDAVHAKGGIFFCQIWHVGRVSNTGFQPNGQAPVSSSDKPLTPQPRANGIDVARFTPPRRLRTDEIPQVVNDFRVAARNAIQAGFDGVEIHGAHGYLIDQFMKDQVNDRTDQYGGSLENRCRFALEIVEAVANEIGADKVGIRLSPFANYMESGDSNPHALGLYMADSLNKYGILYCHMVEPRMKIVGEKSECSESLLPMRKAFKGTFLVAGGYDREDGNQAIAENRADLVVYGRIFLANPDLPRRFELNAPLNKYNRETFYTSDPVIGYTDYPFLEE; via the exons ATGACTTTGGAAACTATAGTTCACCAGGAAGACCAGAAAAACATCGCTAACATGTCTGCTCAATCCCCCATTATTCCTCTTCTCACTCCCTACAAGATGGGGAAGTTCGATCTTTCTCACAG GATTGTTCTAGCACCATTAACCAGGCAGAGATCATACAACAATGTTCCTCAGCCTCATGCCATCTTGTATTACTCTCAGAGAACTACCAAAGGGGGTCTTCTTATAGCTGAAGCAACGGGAGTTTCTGACACTGCTCAAGG GTATCCCGATACTCCTGGTATTTGGACCAAAGAACAAGTTGAAGCATGGAAACCCATTGTAGATGCTGTTCATGCCAAAGGCGGTATATTCTTCTGTCAAATTtggcatgttggaagagtttcAAATACAG GTTTTCAGCCAAATGGGCAAGCTCCAGTCTCGAGTTCGGACAAGCCTTTGACCCCTCAACCTCGAGCCAATGGCATTGATGTTGCACGGTTCACACCTCCAAGGCGACTAAGAACAGATGAAATTCCACAAGTCGTGAATGATTTTAGAGTCGCTGCGAGGAATGCAATTCAAGCTG GGTTTGATGGAGTTGAGATCCATGGTGCTCATGGTTACCTAATTGATCAGTTTATGAAAGATCAGGTGAATGATCGCACAGATCAATATGGTGGTTCTCTGGAGAACCGCTGCCGATTTGCTCTGGAAATAGTTGAAGCTGTAGCCAATGAGATAGGAGCAGATAAAGTTGGTATTAGATTATCTCCATTTGCAAACTATATGGAATCTGGAGACTCAAATCCTCATGCTTTGGGACTCTACATGGCTGATTCCTTGAATAAATATGGAATTCTTTACTGCCACATGGTTGAGCCAAGAATGAAAATAGTAGGAGAAAAATCTGAATGTTCAGAGAGTCTTCTGCCTATGAGAAAGGCTTTCAAAGGAACTTTTCTTGTTGCAGGAGGTTATGACAGGGAAGATGGAAATCAAGCTATAGCTGAAAATCGGGCAGATCTTGTTGTTTATGGTCGTATTTTCCTAGCAAATCCTGATTTACCAAGGAGATTTGAGCTAAATGCTCCTCTCAACAAGTACAACAGAGAAACATTCTATACTTCTGATCCTGTAATTGGTTATACTGATTACCCATTTCTTGAAGAGTGA
- the LOC110606798 gene encoding putative 12-oxophytodienoate reductase 11 isoform X2: MSTQSHTMPLLTPYKMGMLDLSHRIVLAPLTRQRSYNNVPQPHAILYYSQRTTKGGLLIAEATGVSDTAQGYPDTPGIWTKEQVEAWKPIVDAVHAKGGIFFCQIWHVGRVSNTGFQPNGQAPVSSSDKPLTPQPRANGIDVARFTPPRRLRTDEIPQVVNDFRVAARNAIQAGFDGVEIHGAHGYLIDQFMKDQVNDRTDQYGGSLENRCRFALEIVEAVANEIGADKVGIRLSPFANYMESGDSNPHALGLYMADSLNKYGILYCHMVEPRMKIVGEKSECSESLLPMRKAFKGTFLVAGGYDREDGNQAIAENRADLVVYGRIFLANPDLPRRFELNAPLNKYNRETFYTSDPVIGYTDYPFLEE, translated from the exons ATGTCTACTCAGTCCCACACAATGCCTCTTCTCACACCATACAAGATGGGGATGCTCGATCTTTCTCACAG GATTGTTCTAGCACCATTAACCAGGCAGAGATCATACAACAATGTTCCTCAGCCTCATGCCATCTTGTATTACTCTCAGAGAACTACCAAAGGGGGTCTTCTTATAGCTGAAGCAACGGGAGTTTCTGACACTGCTCAAGG GTATCCCGATACTCCTGGTATTTGGACCAAAGAACAAGTTGAAGCATGGAAACCCATTGTAGATGCTGTTCATGCCAAAGGCGGTATATTCTTCTGTCAAATTtggcatgttggaagagtttcAAATACAG GTTTTCAGCCAAATGGGCAAGCTCCAGTCTCGAGTTCGGACAAGCCTTTGACCCCTCAACCTCGAGCCAATGGCATTGATGTTGCACGGTTCACACCTCCAAGGCGACTAAGAACAGATGAAATTCCACAAGTCGTGAATGATTTTAGAGTCGCTGCGAGGAATGCAATTCAAGCTG GGTTTGATGGAGTTGAGATCCATGGTGCTCATGGTTACCTAATTGATCAGTTTATGAAAGATCAGGTGAATGATCGCACAGATCAATATGGTGGTTCTCTGGAGAACCGCTGCCGATTTGCTCTGGAAATAGTTGAAGCTGTAGCCAATGAGATAGGAGCAGATAAAGTTGGTATTAGATTATCTCCATTTGCAAACTATATGGAATCTGGAGACTCAAATCCTCATGCTTTGGGACTCTACATGGCTGATTCCTTGAATAAATATGGAATTCTTTACTGCCACATGGTTGAGCCAAGAATGAAAATAGTAGGAGAAAAATCTGAATGTTCAGAGAGTCTTCTGCCTATGAGAAAGGCTTTCAAAGGAACTTTTCTTGTTGCAGGAGGTTATGACAGGGAAGATGGAAATCAAGCTATAGCTGAAAATCGGGCAGATCTTGTTGTTTATGGTCGTATTTTCCTAGCAAATCCTGATTTACCAAGGAGATTTGAGCTAAATGCTCCTCTCAACAAGTACAACAGAGAAACATTCTATACTTCTGATCCTGTAATTGGTTATACTGATTACCCATTTCTTGAAGAGTGA
- the LOC110606799 gene encoding 12-oxophytodienoate reductase 1-like → MNAPLCLHPDFTSIVGLTGFQPMGKLPSLVQTKPLPPQIGSNGIDVEQFTPPRRLTTDEIPLVVNDFRIAARNAMEAGFDGVEIHGAHGYLIDQFMKDQVNDPTDQYGGSLENRCRLALEIVEAVANEPRMKTLGEKSECPESLLPMRKAFKGTFLVAGGYGREDGNQAVAENRADLIVYGRIFLANPDLPKRFELNAPLNKYNRKTFYIDDPVIGYTDYPFLESTA, encoded by the exons ATGAATGCTCCCCTTTGTCTGCATCCTGATTTTACATCAATTGTTGGTCTTACAGGTTTTCAACCAATGGGCAAGCTCCCATCTCTAGTACAGACAAAGCCTTTGCCTCCTCAAATTGGAAGTAATGGTATTGACGTTGAACAGTTCACACCTCCAAGGAGACTAACAACAGATGAAATTCCACTAGTCGTGAATGATTTTAGAATTGCTGCAAGGAATGCTATGGAAGCTG GTTTTGATGGAGTTGAGATTCATGGGGCTCATGGTTACTTAATTGATCAGTTCATGAAAGATCAGGTGAATGACCCTACGGATCAGTATGGTGGATCTCTGGAGAACCGCTGCCGTTTGGCTTTGGAAATAGTTGAAGCTGTAGCAAATGAG CCAAGAATGAAAACACTCGGAGAGAAATCTGAATGTCCAGAGAGTCTTCTGCCCATGAGAAAGGCCTTCAAAGGTACTTTTCTTGTTGCTGGAGGTTATGGAAGGGAAGATGGAAATCAAGCTGTAGCTGAAAATCGTGCAGATCTCATTGTTTATGGTCGTATTTTCCTAGCAAATCCTGATTTACCAAAGAGATTTGAGCTTAATGCTCCTCTCAACAAGTACAATagaaaaacattttatatagATGATCCTGTAATTGGTTATACAGATTACCCATTTCTTGAATCCACTGCTTGA
- the LOC110606797 gene encoding putative 12-oxophytodienoate reductase 11 has protein sequence MTLATKVHQKEQNLNITNMSAQSPTIPLLTPYKMGKFDLSHRIVLAPLTRQRSYNNVPQPHAILYYSQRTTKGGLLISEATGVSDTAQGYTYTPGIWTKEQVEAWKPIVDAVHAKGGIFFCQIYHVGRVSNSGFQPNGQAPISSTNKPLAPRLKANGIDIAQFTPPMQLRTDEIPQVVNDFRIAARNAIEAGFDGVEIHGAHGYLIDQFMKDQVNDRTDEYGGSLENRCRFALEIVEAIANEIGADKVGIRLSPFADFMESGDSNPEALGLHMAESLNKYGILYCHMVEPRVKTTGEKSECPESLQPMRKAFKGNFLVAGGYGREDGNQAIAENLADLIVYGRIFLANPDLPRRFELNAPLNKYNRDTFYTSDPVIGYTDYPFLESTT, from the exons ATGACTTTGGCAACTAAAGTTCACCAAAAAGAACAGAACTTAAACATCACTAACATGTCTGCTCAATCCCCCACTATTCCTCTTCTCACACCCTACAAGATGGGGAAGTTCGATCTTTCTCACAG AATTGTTCTAGCACCATTAACCAGGCAGAGATCTTACAACAATGTTCCTCAGCCTCATGCCATCTTGTATTACTCTCAGAGAACTACCAAAGGGGGTCTTCTCATATCTGAAGCAACGGGAGTTTCTGACACTGCTCAAGG gtACACCTATACTCCTGGTATTTGGACCAAAGAACAAGTTGAGGCGTGGAAACCCATTGTTGATGCTGTTCATGCCAAAGGCGGTATATTCTTTTGTCAAATTTATCATGTTGGGAGAGTTTCAAATTCAG GTTTTCAGCCAAATGGGCAAGCTCCAATCTCGAGTACAAACAAGCCTTTGGCCCCTCGACTTAAAGCTAATGGCATTGATATTGCGCAGTTCACACCTCCGATGCAACTAAGAACAGATGAAATTCCACAAGTTGTGAATGATTTTAGAATCGCTGCAAGGAATGCAATTGAAGCTG GGTTTGATGGAGTTGAGATCCATGGGGCTCATGGTTACCTGATTGATCAGTTTATGAAAGATCAGGTGAATGATCGAACAGACGAATACGGGGGATCTCTGGAGAACCGTTGCCGTTTTGCTTTGGAAATAGTTGAAGCCATAGCCAATGAGATAGGAGCAGATAAAGTTGGAATTAGATTATCTCCATTTGCAGACTTTATGGAATCTGGAGACTCAAATCCTGAAGCTTTGGGACTTCACATGGCTGAATCCTTGAATAAATATGGAATTCTTTACTGCCACATGGTTGAGCCAAGAGTGAAAACAACAGGAGAAAAATCTGAATGTCCAGAGAGTCTTCAGCCCATGAGAAAGGCTTTCAAAGGTAATTTTCTTGTTGCAGGAGGTTATGGCAGGGAAGATGGAAATCAAGCTATAGCTGAAAATCTTGCTGATCTCATTGTTTATGGTCGTATTTTCCTAGCCAATCCAGATTTACCAAGAAGATTTGAGCTTAATGCTCCTCTCAACAAGTACAATAGAGATACATTCTATACATCTGATCCTGTAATTGGTTATACTGATTACCCATTTCTTGAATCCACtacttaa